In Myxococcota bacterium, the following proteins share a genomic window:
- a CDS encoding two-component system response regulator, whose translation MAKRVLIADDAAFMREMLRDILTDGGYEIA comes from the coding sequence ATGGCAAAGCGGGTTCTGATTGCGGACGACGCGGCCTTCATGCGCGAGATGCTCCGCGACATCCTGACGGACGGAGGCTACGAGATCGCGG